One genomic region from Desulfuromonas sp. TF encodes:
- a CDS encoding zinc ribbon domain-containing protein: protein MALVNCPECNKQVYDKANACPNCGYPIQSTSDNIKPVSEPPAEELAIPTVSACPSCGKQLSSAAEYCNFCDTQNPSFKSSAFNWLQKDKTVCRQCASVIENKENHKCQSCGIGAPLSRGQYVKPIAIESSSRSQNDISESKTNSSSALIYWGYMLPSIGYLVFGGILLSIIGFIIGAINAARGSVFHGIAHMCLSAIVFVLTILGIAAIGLMEIAFNGY, encoded by the coding sequence ATGGCTTTAGTAAACTGTCCTGAATGTAACAAGCAAGTATATGATAAAGCTAATGCATGCCCTAATTGCGGATATCCGATTCAGAGTACTTCCGACAACATAAAACCTGTATCTGAGCCTCCTGCTGAAGAACTCGCTATACCTACTGTATCTGCTTGTCCCTCTTGTGGGAAGCAGCTTTCTTCTGCTGCTGAATATTGTAACTTCTGTGATACTCAGAATCCCTCCTTTAAGTCTTCAGCTTTCAATTGGTTGCAGAAAGATAAAACAGTATGCCGCCAATGTGCTTCTGTAATAGAAAATAAAGAAAATCATAAATGCCAATCTTGTGGTATTGGAGCTCCTCTGTCGAGAGGCCAATATGTAAAGCCTATTGCTATTGAAAGTAGTTCTCGGTCACAAAATGATATTTCCGAGTCCAAGACCAATTCTTCATCAGCCTTAATCTATTGGGGATATATGCTTCCTTCCATAGGATACCTTGTATTTGGAGGTATTCTCCTATCCATTATTGGATTTATTATTGGTGCAATCAATGCTGCAAGGGGTAGTGTTTTCCATGGCATAGCACATATGTGCTTGTCTGCAATCGTTTTCGTGTTAACTATACTAGGTATTGCTGCTATAGGATTGATGGAAATTGCTTTTAATGGTTATTAG
- a CDS encoding M48 family metallopeptidase yields the protein MLRIIFISLMILFTLFGCKKEEAAKLTSLGDQAYEEGYIWSSIKYYKQALDMIPSDDEKWCKLGISYATVKQYEDAAKCFQKAYNLKPNNPKYFHLQAEVLNAVGAFKEALGFMDKSCQMGYTRACSRMLEIVSENSNRTYGLQVPPPSMESFFR from the coding sequence GTGTTACGGATTATCTTTATTAGTCTAATGATATTGTTTACACTATTTGGTTGCAAAAAAGAAGAGGCAGCCAAATTAACTTCTTTAGGAGATCAAGCGTATGAAGAAGGATACATTTGGTCTTCCATTAAATACTATAAACAAGCACTTGATATGATTCCAAGCGACGATGAGAAATGGTGTAAATTGGGTATATCATATGCAACGGTTAAACAATATGAAGATGCTGCCAAATGCTTTCAAAAGGCATATAACCTAAAACCAAACAACCCTAAATATTTTCATCTTCAAGCAGAAGTACTCAATGCTGTAGGTGCATTCAAGGAAGCATTAGGATTTATGGACAAGTCCTGTCAGATGGGCTACACCAGAGCATGTAGTAGAATGCTCGAAATCGTTTCAGAGAACTCAAATAGGACATATGGCCTTCAAGTCCCTCCGCCCTCGATGGAAAGCTTCTTTAGGTGA
- a CDS encoding ABC transporter ATP-binding protein: protein MAFIEISGLKKRYTGEADCVEALKGIDLSVEEGTFLGVMGPSGSGKSTLLTLLGGLCHPTAGKLIVDGIDLCALGQEKLADFRREYLGFVFQSFNLVPYLNAIENVMLPLAVKRMPAAEKRQRAAGVLERVGLSGRAGHLPSQLSGGEQERVAIARALVNAPPLVLADEPTGSLDTATSTEIMTLLRELNEEGQTIVMVTHDPENRSWFHRTVVLRDGLIESDRLRDPGKLAAAG, encoded by the coding sequence ATGGCATTTATCGAAATAAGCGGATTGAAGAAGCGATACACTGGTGAGGCGGACTGCGTGGAGGCCCTCAAGGGGATCGACCTGAGCGTCGAGGAAGGGACCTTTCTCGGCGTCATGGGACCATCGGGATCCGGAAAGAGCACCTTGCTTACCCTCCTGGGAGGTCTTTGCCATCCGACCGCCGGAAAGCTGATCGTGGACGGGATCGATCTTTGCGCCCTGGGTCAGGAGAAACTGGCCGATTTTCGGCGCGAATACCTGGGTTTCGTCTTCCAGTCGTTTAATCTGGTCCCCTACCTGAATGCGATCGAGAATGTCATGCTCCCTCTGGCGGTGAAGAGGATGCCGGCGGCAGAAAAACGGCAGCGGGCTGCCGGCGTGCTGGAGAGGGTCGGTCTTTCCGGCCGCGCCGGCCATCTTCCCAGTCAGCTTTCGGGGGGCGAACAGGAGCGGGTCGCCATTGCTCGCGCTCTGGTCAATGCTCCACCGCTGGTGCTCGCCGACGAGCCGACCGGAAGTCTGGACACGGCTACCAGCACCGAAATCATGACTCTTCTGCGGGAGTTGAACGAGGAGGGGCAGACCATTGTCATGGTCACCCACGATCCGGAGAACCGGAGCTGGTTCCACCGCACCGTGGTGCTGCGGGACGGCCTGATCGAGTCCGATCGACTCAGGGATCCCGGGAAACTGGCGGCTGCGGGTTAA
- a CDS encoding ABC transporter permease has protein sequence MNLRTIAFNNLRRRKARLVFLVAGLLIGVGTVVTLLSLTEALTMEAEHKLDTYGANILITPRSDELSLAYGGITLGAVSVDAHEIRQRDLVRIFDIPNARNIAAVTPKVLGAVEVGTSRVLLMGVNQEVEFQVKRWWSLDGRPLKTDDELVAGSAVARRLGLEMGEPVVIDGRSFTLTGILRETGSQDDHLLIGSLPAAQQLLGKEGLVSLAEVAALCGDCPVEDMVNQIAAVLPDVKVSAIQQVVKTRMHALDQFRVFSLGVAMVVILVGALVVFVTMMGSVNERTREIGIFRALGFRRGHVVGLILMEASAVSLFAGLLGFLAGMGATRLILPFLAEEHPHLVWSMPLAGGSLLLALFVGTLASFYPALHASRMDPTEALRAL, from the coding sequence ATGAACTTACGAACCATCGCCTTCAACAACCTGCGCCGCCGAAAGGCGCGTCTGGTATTCCTTGTGGCCGGACTCCTGATCGGGGTGGGCACGGTAGTGACCCTGCTCTCTCTCACCGAGGCCCTGACCATGGAGGCTGAGCACAAGCTCGACACCTACGGCGCCAATATCCTCATCACCCCGCGCAGCGATGAGCTCTCCCTCGCCTACGGCGGCATTACTCTCGGGGCGGTTTCCGTCGATGCCCACGAGATCCGCCAGCGTGATCTGGTCCGGATTTTCGACATCCCCAATGCCCGCAATATCGCGGCCGTCACCCCCAAGGTGCTGGGAGCCGTCGAGGTGGGCACTTCCCGGGTGCTGCTCATGGGCGTGAACCAGGAGGTGGAATTCCAGGTCAAACGCTGGTGGTCGCTGGATGGCCGGCCGCTGAAGACCGACGACGAACTGGTGGCGGGCAGCGCCGTGGCCCGGCGTCTCGGCCTGGAGATGGGAGAGCCGGTCGTCATCGACGGCCGCAGCTTCACCTTGACGGGCATCCTGCGCGAGACCGGCTCCCAGGACGACCATCTGCTGATCGGCTCTCTGCCGGCCGCGCAGCAGCTGCTCGGCAAGGAAGGCCTGGTCTCTCTGGCGGAGGTGGCGGCGCTCTGCGGAGACTGTCCGGTGGAGGATATGGTGAATCAGATCGCCGCCGTGCTCCCCGACGTCAAGGTCAGCGCCATCCAGCAGGTGGTGAAGACGCGCATGCATGCTCTCGACCAGTTCCGCGTCTTCTCCCTCGGGGTGGCCATGGTGGTGATCCTGGTCGGGGCTCTGGTGGTCTTCGTCACCATGATGGGGTCGGTCAACGAACGCACGCGGGAGATAGGCATCTTCCGCGCCCTCGGTTTTCGCCGCGGACACGTGGTGGGGCTTATTCTCATGGAGGCCTCGGCGGTGAGTCTGTTCGCCGGACTTCTCGGGTTTCTCGCCGGGATGGGGGCGACCCGGCTGATCCTGCCGTTTCTGGCAGAGGAGCATCCGCACCTGGTCTGGAGTATGCCCCTGGCCGGTGGCTCGCTCCTGCTCGCCCTCTTCGTCGGCACCCTCGCCTCCTTTTATCCCGCCCTGCACGCCAGCAGGATGGATCCGACCGAAGCCCTTCGGGCTTTGTAA
- a CDS encoding DUF2318 domain-containing protein, producing MSERQEKRSQFQQEKKRHPLLWVAIVLVAAVAAAGMVGWKSAGGTGGAYQTLVAEGGKVTVPVAQVSDGKAHYFSYRSGDDYVNFFLLQSHDGVIRAAFDACDVCYHARKGYRQEGDSMVCNNCNMKFRSDMINEVKGGCNPAPIERSIADGRVVIAASDLELGGKYFPQQ from the coding sequence ATGAGTGAACGTCAGGAGAAAAGATCCCAGTTTCAGCAGGAGAAGAAGCGTCACCCTCTCCTCTGGGTCGCCATTGTTTTGGTGGCGGCCGTGGCTGCGGCCGGCATGGTCGGTTGGAAATCCGCCGGCGGCACCGGCGGCGCCTACCAGACGCTGGTCGCCGAAGGGGGAAAGGTGACAGTGCCTGTGGCGCAGGTGAGCGACGGCAAGGCCCATTACTTCAGCTACCGCAGCGGTGATGACTATGTCAACTTCTTCCTTCTTCAGAGTCACGATGGGGTGATCCGGGCCGCCTTCGACGCCTGCGACGTCTGCTATCATGCCAGGAAGGGATATCGGCAGGAGGGGGACTCCATGGTCTGCAACAACTGCAACATGAAGTTTCGTTCCGACATGATCAATGAGGTGAAGGGCGGCTGCAATCCGGCCCCGATTGAACGTTCCATAGCCGATGGCCGGGTCGTCATCGCCGCCTCCGACCTGGAATTGGGTGGGAAATACTTCCCGCAACAGTAA
- a CDS encoding zinc ribbon domain-containing protein: MVLTFLVMLAFLAYAILTEIEGGQEPEFRVAGDCTGCRRPVEPEWLLCPRCRTLLRENCADCDRSTATYHAFCPWCGRKRKEKAA; this comes from the coding sequence ATGGTGTTGACCTTCCTGGTCATGCTTGCTTTCCTGGCCTACGCCATACTCACGGAGATTGAGGGCGGGCAGGAGCCCGAATTCCGGGTTGCCGGAGACTGCACCGGCTGTCGGCGGCCGGTGGAGCCGGAGTGGCTTCTGTGCCCAAGGTGCCGGACATTGCTCAGGGAAAATTGCGCTGACTGCGATCGCTCCACGGCCACCTATCACGCCTTCTGTCCCTGGTGCGGACGGAAACGCAAGGAGAAGGCCGCATGA
- a CDS encoding site-specific integrase, which yields MSAVFLSRIPANMLIRNNKYHYRRRIPSSLIDLFGRKEVTKSLHTTKPLEATRLKNYLDGQLESLFQACRFNSIPADVAKARLHAILNGGPQPDTPQENQPTTIVIAAPSRRRGKRLAEAIEAFSKEKEYSWTAKTKKEYSGIFDKILHGLSNPWLQDLDRPTLVTYRDVLTKEGKSVKTVNKYLQILSTVLRHAGRLTWIQGNPAEGLGLQDNRRPDEVRRAFTSDEIKTIFEALQREKQAFYQAGRHERYWLPLLGIFTGARVNELAQLSITDVIEDDGIPAISITSSGDEGKRIKSETSRRTIPLHQDLLTLGFLVYVRNMREQDHSRLFPALRLGPNGYSHYFVTQHFSGKKGWLKTQLPGLEPGMSFHCFRHSFAEKLKDAEIGERLIEELMGHRLTSLSMGRYGKPYKADVRLQAISRIQYRLIPELKEEELFDPASGQEHDYLTCGETSVRVYLDEGVEPRERLQYLRPDLHGYSPFHGEITSFLQD from the coding sequence GTGAGCGCTGTTTTTTTGTCCAGGATACCGGCAAACATGTTGATCAGGAACAACAAGTACCACTACAGGAGACGAATACCTTCTTCCTTAATAGACCTATTCGGACGCAAGGAGGTAACAAAGTCTCTGCATACCACCAAGCCGCTAGAGGCTACTCGCCTTAAGAATTACCTAGATGGCCAGCTTGAGAGCCTTTTCCAAGCATGTAGGTTCAACTCGATACCTGCAGATGTAGCCAAAGCACGTCTACACGCCATCCTAAACGGTGGTCCTCAACCCGATACCCCACAAGAGAATCAACCCACCACAATCGTTATAGCTGCACCTTCTCGCAGGCGAGGCAAGCGCCTAGCCGAAGCCATTGAAGCCTTCAGCAAAGAGAAAGAGTATAGCTGGACAGCCAAGACAAAAAAGGAATACTCAGGAATATTTGACAAGATCCTGCATGGTCTATCTAACCCATGGTTACAAGACCTGGACCGCCCTACCCTCGTTACCTATCGTGACGTTCTGACCAAGGAAGGCAAGAGCGTTAAAACGGTCAACAAGTATCTCCAGATACTCTCTACAGTTTTAAGACATGCCGGCCGCTTAACGTGGATTCAGGGCAATCCTGCTGAAGGGTTAGGACTCCAAGACAACCGCAGACCGGATGAAGTAAGACGAGCTTTCACATCAGATGAAATCAAGACTATTTTCGAAGCACTCCAGAGAGAAAAGCAGGCGTTCTATCAGGCAGGAAGACACGAGCGCTATTGGCTTCCACTTCTTGGAATTTTCACAGGCGCCAGGGTCAACGAGCTTGCTCAGCTCAGCATTACCGATGTTATAGAGGATGACGGCATACCGGCCATCTCCATTACCTCCTCTGGTGATGAGGGCAAGAGGATCAAGAGCGAGACATCAAGACGCACCATACCGCTCCATCAAGACCTTCTTACCCTTGGCTTCCTTGTCTATGTAAGAAATATGAGGGAGCAGGACCATAGCAGGCTCTTCCCTGCCCTAAGACTTGGCCCTAATGGATACTCCCACTATTTTGTGACTCAACACTTCTCTGGAAAAAAGGGATGGCTAAAGACTCAGTTACCGGGACTAGAGCCAGGCATGTCTTTTCACTGCTTTAGGCACTCCTTCGCTGAGAAACTTAAAGATGCGGAGATAGGAGAGCGGCTAATAGAGGAGCTTATGGGCCATCGGCTTACCTCATTATCGATGGGGCGTTACGGGAAACCCTACAAGGCAGATGTTCGCCTCCAAGCCATTAGCAGGATTCAATACAGGCTAATTCCAGAGCTGAAGGAAGAGGAGTTATTTGATCCCGCTAGCGGACAGGAACATGATTACCTGACGTGCGGGGAAACTAGTGTAAGGGTGTATCTTGATGAAGGAGTCGAACCGCGTGAACGCTTACAATACTTGCGTCCCGACCTACACGGATATAGCCCTTTCCATGGAGAGATAACCTCCTTTCTTCAGGATTAA
- a CDS encoding cation transporter: protein MKFRLTIATLLVVVLALAGGFAWTASKPGEFALAEYSVRNLSCGSCVQNIRTALEGSKGVGQVEVSVTSGRARVEYIPSTINPQSIAGRISEAGYPAALIRNLSAADYRLLRDDASSLADRFIGRIGERLISRSELADVLSRYEERAAAPKGGLLKSVWEEILQRELLLSAAEKNGVVVQDGEVDLQWQKMRLSNADFDAVVQARFGGEDNYRRQLKEEMIIQRNIEDYVLKGESDESRRRLKLDRWYGDLVAAVPVQIFDPTLKAAVEGGGKGCGGSCCG, encoded by the coding sequence ATGAAGTTTCGCTTGACGATTGCCACCCTTCTCGTTGTCGTGCTGGCTCTTGCAGGAGGATTTGCCTGGACTGCATCCAAGCCCGGGGAGTTCGCTCTTGCCGAGTATTCGGTACGAAATCTTTCCTGCGGCTCCTGCGTGCAGAATATCCGCACCGCCCTTGAGGGGAGCAAGGGAGTGGGTCAGGTCGAAGTCAGTGTGACCTCGGGCCGGGCCCGGGTGGAGTATATCCCTTCCACCATTAATCCCCAATCGATTGCCGGGCGCATTTCCGAAGCCGGGTATCCCGCGGCCCTGATCCGGAACCTCTCTGCCGCCGACTACCGTCTGCTTCGCGATGATGCGAGCAGTCTGGCGGACCGGTTCATTGGCCGCATCGGGGAACGGCTGATCAGCCGTTCGGAATTGGCCGATGTTCTCTCCCGTTATGAAGAAAGGGCCGCGGCCCCGAAAGGTGGACTGCTCAAGTCGGTCTGGGAGGAGATCCTCCAGCGTGAACTCCTGTTGAGCGCCGCCGAGAAAAACGGGGTGGTGGTGCAGGACGGGGAAGTCGACCTGCAGTGGCAGAAAATGCGCCTGAGTAATGCCGATTTCGATGCCGTCGTACAGGCGCGCTTCGGTGGGGAAGACAACTATCGCCGCCAGTTGAAGGAAGAAATGATCATTCAGCGCAATATCGAGGATTACGTCCTCAAGGGTGAATCCGACGAGAGTCGGCGCCGGCTCAAGCTGGATCGCTGGTATGGCGATCTTGTCGCGGCCGTCCCGGTGCAGATTTTCGATCCGACCCTGAAAGCGGCGGTCGAGGGGGGCGGAAAAGGGTGTGGCGGCAGCTGTTGCGGATAA
- a CDS encoding helix-turn-helix domain-containing protein, whose amino-acid sequence MALMKSIHDPRYVEMINHLKQVRKAKKVSQVTLGERLQWNQQDISRVESFERRLDFIELCDWLDALDYPLEDFMREIGRLK is encoded by the coding sequence ATGGCGCTCATGAAGAGCATCCATGATCCTAGATATGTCGAAATGATTAACCATCTGAAGCAGGTGAGGAAAGCCAAGAAGGTATCTCAGGTTACGCTCGGAGAACGCCTACAGTGGAATCAGCAGGATATCTCCAGGGTTGAGAGTTTTGAACGAAGGTTGGATTTTATAGAGCTTTGTGACTGGCTGGATGCTCTGGATTATCCGCTTGAGGACTTCATGCGGGAGATCGGCAGGCTCAAATAG
- a CDS encoding anthranilate synthase component I family protein encodes MRAKFHSFQLDHFDPLILFLRLCPQGPGFLESPGSTTRTGRYSIVPLRRRESYRLDEGGLVRISEGEETLLPGDPFLTLAAILASRRLPEETSPSPFPGGFFGYFSYDLAGWIEELPCTARRDRPIPHLWLDWVDTTAVYDHHSGTLILASLDPEADLEKLETDVRLAHGSPLHPHPPVDSPTPSPLLSQDDFEGMVRMVREYIAAGDIYQANLSCRFDLRWPGSTEDLYARLRRINPSPFACLVRSPQVEIISSSPERLVSLHRGMAETRPIAGTRPRGYAPPDDLRLAEELLGHPKERAEHIMLLDLERNDLGKVCCPGSVEVDELMVLERYSHVTHIVSNVRGKLIEGLGPFDLLRATFPGGTITGVPKKRCMEIIEELEPTGRGIYTGSAGYISVTGEMDLNILIRTFQKCGESLSYQVGAGIVADSVPAREWKECLAKGRALQEALKECQP; translated from the coding sequence ATGCGCGCCAAGTTTCATTCCTTCCAACTGGACCATTTCGACCCCCTGATTCTTTTTCTGCGCTTATGTCCACAGGGGCCCGGTTTCCTGGAAAGCCCCGGTTCCACGACCCGGACGGGCCGCTACAGTATCGTCCCCCTTCGTCGGCGCGAATCGTACCGCCTGGATGAAGGGGGACTGGTCCGGATCTCGGAAGGCGAGGAAACGCTTTTGCCCGGCGATCCCTTCCTGACGCTCGCCGCCATACTCGCTTCCCGCCGCCTTCCGGAGGAAACATCTCCCTCCCCCTTCCCGGGCGGATTCTTCGGCTACTTTTCCTACGACCTGGCCGGATGGATCGAGGAGCTGCCGTGCACCGCACGGCGCGACCGCCCCATCCCACATCTCTGGCTCGACTGGGTCGACACGACGGCCGTCTATGACCATCATTCCGGCACCCTGATCCTGGCCTCTCTCGATCCGGAAGCGGATCTCGAGAAGTTGGAGACGGATGTCCGCCTGGCCCACGGCTCACCCCTTCACCCCCACCCTCCGGTCGACAGCCCCACACCCTCTCCCCTCCTGTCGCAGGATGATTTCGAAGGGATGGTCCGGATGGTCCGGGAGTACATTGCGGCCGGAGACATCTACCAGGCCAACCTCTCCTGCCGGTTCGACCTCCGCTGGCCGGGGAGCACCGAAGACCTTTATGCCCGTCTGCGCCGCATCAACCCCTCCCCCTTTGCCTGCCTGGTGCGCTCTCCGCAGGTGGAAATCATCTCCTCCTCGCCGGAGCGGCTCGTCTCACTTCACCGGGGGATGGCCGAAACCCGACCCATCGCCGGCACCCGCCCCCGGGGATACGCCCCGCCCGATGATCTTCGTCTTGCCGAGGAACTCCTCGGCCACCCCAAGGAGAGGGCCGAACATATCATGCTCCTCGACCTGGAGCGCAACGACCTCGGCAAAGTCTGCTGCCCCGGGAGCGTGGAGGTGGACGAATTGATGGTCCTCGAACGGTACTCCCACGTGACCCATATCGTCTCGAATGTCCGGGGAAAGCTGATCGAGGGGCTCGGACCCTTCGACCTTCTCCGGGCCACCTTCCCGGGCGGCACCATCACCGGAGTGCCCAAAAAGCGCTGCATGGAGATCATCGAGGAACTTGAACCGACGGGAAGGGGGATTTACACGGGAAGTGCCGGGTATATCAGCGTCACCGGCGAAATGGACCTGAACATCCTCATCCGCACTTTTCAGAAATGCGGTGAATCGCTGAGCTATCAGGTGGGTGCAGGGATCGTGGCCGATTCGGTTCCCGCCCGGGAGTGGAAGGAGTGTCTGGCCAAAGGCAGGGCACTGCAGGAAGCACTGAAGGAGTGTCAGCCATGA
- a CDS encoding response regulator has protein sequence MKKILIVDDQPEISRLLEIILRREDRQILQAENGREGIDMARLNQPDLILLDIMMPGGMDGHEVARTLKAAPETAGCTIIAMTAKVREQDRIEALEAGADEYIR, from the coding sequence ATGAAAAAAATTCTCATCGTTGATGATCAGCCCGAGATCAGCCGACTCCTCGAAATTATCCTTCGACGGGAAGACCGTCAAATTCTCCAGGCAGAAAACGGACGGGAAGGGATTGACATGGCCAGGCTGAATCAGCCCGATCTGATTCTGCTGGATATCATGATGCCCGGAGGAATGGATGGACATGAGGTGGCCCGCACCTTAAAGGCAGCGCCTGAAACGGCCGGATGCACCATCATCGCCATGACCGCCAAGGTCAGGGAGCAGGACCGGATCGAGGCTCTGGAGGCGGGGGCCGACGAGTATATCCG
- a CDS encoding HNH endonuclease yields the protein MFDNQKVRGYVPCRYCGRKLTFAQATLDHINPLSRGGEWMQSNLGFACRACNSAKGNKNLIELA from the coding sequence ATGTTCGATAATCAGAAGGTCAGGGGGTATGTGCCATGTCGCTATTGTGGCAGAAAGCTTACTTTTGCCCAAGCTACCCTTGACCACATAAACCCACTTTCCAGGGGTGGAGAATGGATGCAGAGCAATCTAGGGTTTGCATGTAGAGCGTGTAATAGTGCTAAGGGGAATAAGAACTTAATTGAATTGGCGTAG
- a CDS encoding aminotransferase class IV, with protein sequence MIVNLNGRFVSPGEARISVDDGTILFGESLFETMKARRQNLLFLDEHLDRIELAAGLLNFPFSRETIRQALMETAARLESPASRLRLTVSRGSFSGLIFPPPSQGHFIISAGPYREPTQEERLGGIRCVFALNRRVNPLSHLPQMKRGNYADCLYAANHALSRGAREALFKTDDGLALEGATSNLFLLRDRTLVTPPAGELVLAGIMRRQILSAAKRLGFAIEEREVFCQELFAADEAFITNSLIELLPIDSIEGRALSRGEASEELRRVVESR encoded by the coding sequence ATGATCGTGAACCTGAACGGCCGATTCGTATCACCCGGGGAAGCCCGGATATCGGTGGATGACGGAACCATTCTGTTCGGAGAGAGCCTTTTCGAAACCATGAAGGCGCGCCGGCAGAACCTCCTCTTCCTGGACGAACATCTCGACCGCATCGAACTGGCCGCCGGGCTTTTGAACTTTCCGTTTTCCCGGGAAACGATTCGTCAGGCCCTCATGGAAACGGCCGCCCGGCTGGAATCCCCGGCCTCCCGCCTGCGCCTGACCGTAAGCCGCGGCTCTTTCTCGGGGCTGATTTTTCCGCCGCCATCGCAGGGACACTTCATCATAAGCGCCGGACCCTACCGCGAACCGACGCAGGAGGAGCGCCTCGGCGGAATTCGCTGCGTCTTCGCCCTCAATCGGAGAGTGAATCCCCTCTCGCACCTCCCTCAGATGAAGAGGGGCAACTATGCCGACTGCCTCTATGCGGCCAATCACGCTCTCAGCCGGGGAGCCCGGGAAGCTCTCTTCAAGACGGACGACGGCCTGGCGCTGGAAGGCGCCACATCCAATCTCTTTCTCCTGCGGGACAGGACACTCGTCACCCCTCCGGCCGGGGAACTGGTGCTGGCGGGCATCATGCGCCGCCAAATCCTGTCGGCTGCGAAACGTTTGGGGTTTGCGATCGAGGAACGGGAGGTATTCTGCCAGGAGCTGTTTGCAGCCGATGAGGCATTCATCACCAACTCGCTGATCGAGCTTCTCCCCATCGACTCGATAGAGGGAAGGGCCCTCTCCAGGGGAGAGGCAAGCGAAGAATTGCGACGGGTTGTGGAATCCCGTTAG
- a CDS encoding GIY-YIG nuclease family protein translates to MILCSDDSLYTGITTDIERRFRQHEGRKGAKYFRGRQPRQVVYLEGGHSRSTASKREAEIKAMGRSEKDLLVSQAFGI, encoded by the coding sequence ATAATCCTCTGTTCAGATGACTCCCTCTATACCGGAATTACCACGGATATCGAAAGACGGTTTCGGCAGCATGAGGGAAGAAAAGGAGCTAAGTATTTCCGAGGAAGGCAACCCCGGCAAGTAGTCTATCTGGAAGGAGGCCACAGCCGATCCACAGCGTCCAAAAGAGAAGCAGAGATAAAAGCGATGGGGCGATCTGAAAAGGATTTGCTAGTATCTCAAGCTTTTGGCATTTGA